One Oncorhynchus clarkii lewisi isolate Uvic-CL-2024 chromosome 32, UVic_Ocla_1.0, whole genome shotgun sequence DNA window includes the following coding sequences:
- the LOC139392242 gene encoding lanosterol 14-alpha demethylase-like: MAMHLYQVSSMLIENTVGKMSDNLTSVVLAVSVITLTLGYISKLVLKQSQSSSEEHKKYPPYIPSSIPFLGHAIAFGKSPIEFLENAYEKYGPVVSFTMVGKTFTYLLGSEAATLMFNSKNEDLNAEDVYSRLTTPVFGKGVAYDVPNHIFLEQKKMFKTGLNIAHFKQHVEIIEEETKEYFSRWGDSGEQNLFEALSELIILTASACLHGKEIRSMLDEKVAQLYADLDGGFSHAAWLLPGWLPLPSFRRRDRAHREIKNIFYKVTQKRRCSGEKVDDMLQTLIDATYKDGRPLNDDEIAGMLIGLLLAGQHTSSTTSSWLGFFLGKDKALQDRCYAEQKTACGEDLPPLNFDQLKDLTLLDRCLKETLRLRPPIMTMMRMARSPQTVAGYTIPAGHQVCVSPTVNHRLQDTWTERMEFRPDRYLNDNPAAGEKFAYVPFGAGRHRCIGENFAYVQIKTIWSTMLRLYEFNLVDGYFPTINYTTMIHTPHNPVIRYKRRQH; this comes from the exons ATGGCTATGCATTTATATCAAGTTAGTAGTATGCTAATAGAAAATACAGTCGGGAAAATGAGTGACAACTTGACATCAGTGGTCCTTGCAGTTTCTGTGATCACCCTAACGTTGGGATATATTTCTAAACTGGTGCTCAAACAGTCACAATCTTCTTCAGAAGAACACAAG AAATACCCACCATACATACCTTCTAGCATTCCATTTCTGGGTCATGCCATAGCATTTGGGAAAAGTCCCATTGAATTTCTGGAGAATGCATATGAAAAG TATGGGCCCGTTGTCAGCTTTACCATGGTGGGCAAAACCTTTACCTACCTTCTGGGTAGTGAGGCAGCCACACTGATGTTCAACAGCAAGAACGAAGATCTCAATGCAGAGGATGTCTATTCTCGATTGACCACGCCAGTTTTTGGAAAAGGGGTTGCCTACGATGTACCTAACCAT ATCTTCCTGGAACAGAAGAAGATGTTTAAGACAGGACTGAACATCGCCCATTTCAAACAGCACGTTGAAATTATAGAGGAGGAAACGAAGGAGTACTTTTCACGATGGGGAGACAGTGGGGAACAAA accTGTTTGAGGCCCTGTCGGAGCTGATAATCCTGACGGCCAGTGCCTGTCTGCATGGGAAGGAGATCCGCAGCATGTTGGACGAGAAGGTGGCCCAGCTCTACGCAGACCTGGACGGGGGCTTCAGCCACGCTGCCTGGCTACTGCCCGGCTGGCTGCCCCTGCCCAGTTTCAG ACGACGGGACAGAGCACACAGGGAGATCAAGAACATCTTCTACAAGGTCACCCAGAAACGCAGATGCTCTGGAGAGAAAGTGGACGATATGCTGCAGACCCTCATAGATGCCACCTACAA AGATGGGCGGCCCCTAAATGATGATGAGATAGCGGGCATGCTGATTGGTCTACTCCTGGCCGGACAGCACACATCTTCCACTACTAGTTCCTGGTTGGGCTTCTTCCTTGGCAAAGATAAGGCCCTACAGGACCGCTGCTATGCTGAACAGAAAACTGCATGTGGAGAAGACTTGCCCCCACTCAACTTTGACCAG CTGAAGGACCTGACTTTGTTGGATCGCTGTTTGAAAGAGACCCTCCGACTCCGTCCACCCATCATGACCATGATGAGAATGGCACGCTCTCCTCAG ACTGTAGCAGGCTACACCATCCCAGCTGGTCACCAGGTATGTGTGTCCCCGACAGTCAACCACCGTCTGCAGGACACCTGGACAGAGAGGATGGAGTTTAGGCCTGACCGCTACCTTAATGACAACCCTGCTGCAGGGGAGAAATTTGCCTATGTGCCCTTTGGTGCAG GCCGTCACCGCTGCATCGGGGAGAACTTTGCCTACGTTCAGATCAAGACCATCTGGTCTACCATGCTGCGCCTTTACGAGTTCAACCTGGTCGATGGTTACTTCCCCACAATCAACTACACAACCATGATCCACACCCCACACAACCCCGTCATCAGATACAAGAGGAGACAACACTAA